A single Anopheles funestus chromosome 2RL, idAnoFuneDA-416_04, whole genome shotgun sequence DNA region contains:
- the LOC125760991 gene encoding serine-rich adhesin for platelets isoform X3 yields the protein MHLHFEKNSNTRCDCPILSLSWMGKVPDDIPEEEGWKLNRTNYYQEGWLATGNVRGIVGVTFTTSHCKKNVDYPLRTNYNLRGHRSDVILVKWNEPYQKLASCDSSGIIFVWIKYEGRWSVELINDRNTPVTHFSWSHDGRMALICYQDGFVLVGSVAGQRYWSSMLNLDATITCGIWTPDDQQVYFGTTQGQIIVMDVHGAMVSQVPLSSDVGITAMAWSCEKFKMEEGEDTEPGVTNASKRSFVLAVSFQNGYIYLLKSYDDITPSQIHTGMNGELGIVMEWSNSRELLAVAGTELGNPHVTDIHGATVYNNLLKFYTESGNLLYTAKIPNSAYPVSALTWGHNDKRIFIATGTQVHIAWVSRRVASLQLFCRLKVQTSLASEALLPRLPLPGRIKALIGNLFAQTIRCCVPDLKSLREFVSRPPACSTRLHCTMIRHDDDSNQSSGTCYTLYLEFLGGLVPLLKGKRTSKIRPEFVIFDPQVDVSTYCTYSSDSTTTTTTTKSSSTSSHSTTGTNGRSDSSESDIDDECRSPRLDRKRKTGTKKRNPSSNDRSPNQNSDSTENNEDLAYLDTLPEHVKLVEVTSNIWGTKFKIHGLAKTLPANLGQVTYKTSLLHLQPRQMKLVITELRDDFPTGPDPNFNPNIFSEDEEDQQHQQQLQQQHQHHQQHTHQMQHHSQHHSNGTHSQSLGTSSRDSSGSGAISRKLLNESAPPIAPMSPRPNRFPSRPRRQQHQPSALAGCSSATGGLSRNGLPGLGPLARAESYEDDTDGAESSVVVVSDLHSAAARTPPRQSIGYSLVSRPSSASSNQSRVAISPLYCEGSVPTLQSPKNAVAPSDIIFDRPPAGQTTLMSYSSNNDYIGSLVQVKNALVSSDHHHGRSTMNTTMPLNLNLNLDRTEANRSMCTNGSSGKDTQLANARCTPKKQNLKFIDEESTPSTSATAVVSASIQTPTPSNSTTTAAPTTAADSNGLETPMSETGCGMHRTPTVASMMPFIPSSASGTTSTRIPDSITRSCSVGYLDNMTIVPGEEALSMMRRDAPYKRLVLVDKKRQKKYKRNLDELRQATRLRVDAKSKSLDSCSDILQDVPNLNRDLINLFRQMPKVNELSENETEYSSSDQLIVGGKSCLKEINGVVARKGAPMKFGPGVSGQGGSKTPVLNRKEKPKSCSICKQISPTVNSTEPICVKCRKTSIVQDVPVDDGRKESSVGAAGTTTTNDSQVITNGHDTVSAGKPPQAPPKAKRTTLGQYIRSACSNHYGDHSNGKDSNGAVTSSGKGGGFFDRKSSSTHQQQNLQQSQVASSECTAGSSDPPAAPAPSNSTPSRSVARIVTSFTDSPLFSRRNRQAKAMESGADSTKPPSESNTPILLRWNANRHNKQSKADSVDSPKKHRRNGSCPGPSNESSIDGGESSIGMASASSQTEDPRPSGSGHNGPGGLISRWRDMEDGGRQSTPPASPARLARSSPASPTPSKKSKRHQSASPIRHILNSPLLNRRQRKKQHTESSDDENGGGGSHNHSSPSNHTDDSSGSTSAKQYRDLETFQKAQLRQKLKRGKIEPNGVASSSQSPAPVRREFVMHNKAPMWNENSQVYQLDFGGRVTQESAKNFQIEFRGKQVMQFGRIDGNAYTLDFQYPFSALQAFAVALANVTQRLK from the exons GAAGAGGGATGGAAGTTAAACCGTACCAACTACTATCAGGAAGGTTGGTTAGCAACGGGGAACGTGCGGGGAATTGTTGGAGTCACGTTCACGACCTCACACTGCAAGAAAAATGTCGATTACCCGCTAAGGACAAACTACAATCTTCGTGGACATCGGTCCGAT GTGATCCTGGTTAAGTGGAACGAACCCTACCAGAAGCTGGCAAGCTGTGATAGTTCCGGCATTATCTTCGTATGGATAAAGTACGAAGGTCGATGGAGCGTGGAGCTCATCAATGATCGTAACACACCGGTGACACACTTTTCCTGGTCACACGATGGGCGGATGGCGTTGATCTGCTACCAGGATGGTTTTGTGCTGGTCGGTTCCGTCGCTGGGCAGCGATATTGGTCGTCGATGCTGAATCTGGACGCAACCATCACGTGCGGTATCTGGACGCCAGACGATCAGCAGGTGTACTTTGGCACTACCCAGGGACAAATCATTGTGATGGATGTACACGGTGCGATGGTGTCACAGGTACCGCTCAGCTCGGATGTAGGCATTACGGCGATGGCATGGTCGTGCGAGAAGTTCAAGATGGAGGAAGGTGAAGATACGGAACCGGGCGTTACCAACGCATCGAAGCGTAGCTTCGTGTTGGCCGTGAGCTTCCAGAACGGGTACATTTATCTGCTAAAGTCGTACGACGATATTACCCCAAGCCAAATCCATACGGGCATGAACGGTGAGCTAGGAATTGTGATGGAGTGGAGTAACTCGCGGGAACTGTTGGCCGTCGCCGGGACAGAGCTGGGCAACCCGCACGTGACTGATATCCATGGTGCTACGGTGTACAACAATCTACTCAAGTTCTACACCGAATCCGGTAATCTTCTCTACACCGCCAAAATTCCAAATAGTGCG TATCCAGTTTCTGCCCTTACATGGGGTCATAATGATAAGCGAATTTTCATAGCGACGGGAACACAGGTACATATTGCTTGGGTTTCAAGACGCGTCGCATCGCTGCAGCTGTTCTGTCGTCTGAAAGTGCAAACTTCGTTGGCTTCGGAAGCATTGCTGCCAAGACTGCCCCTGCCCGGTCGGATAAAGGCACTGATCGGGAATCTGTTTGCTCAAACCATACGG TGCTGTGTTCCCGATTTGAAGTCACTACGAGAGTTTGTGTCGCGTCCGCCAGCCTGTTCGACGCGATTGCACTGTACGATGATACGACACGATGACGATTCCAACCAGAGCTCAGGGACATGCTACACGCTCTATTTGGAGTTTCTCGGTGGTCTGGTGCCACTGCTCAAAGGCAAACGAACCTCCAAAATACGGCCAGAATTTGTGATATTCGATCCTCAGGTTGATG TTTCTACATATTGTACATATTCATCTGATTcgaccaccaccacaaccacGACGAAAAGTTCTTCGACATCTAGTCACTCCACAACTGGCACAAACGGTCGCTCAGATAGCTCGGAGAGCGACATCGATGATGAATGCC GGTCTCCACGGCTAGATCGAAAACGAAAGACTGGGACGAAAAAACGCAACCCTAGCAGCAACGATCGATCTCCGAACCAGAATTCCGACTCCACAGAAAATAATGAAGATTTAGCTTATCTCGACACATTACCAGAG CACGTGAAGCTTGTTGAAGTAACGTCCAACATCTGGGGAACAAAGTTTAAGATACATGGGCTAGCCAAAACTCTCCCGGCTAATCTCGGACAAGTGACGTATAAAACGTCGCTACTCCATCTACAGCCACGCCAGATGAAACTAGTCATTACGGAGCTGCGCGACGATTTCCCCACCGGCCCGGATCCTAACTTTAATCCGAACATTTTTTCCGAGGACGAAGAAgatcagcagcatcagcaacagctgcagcagcaacatcagcatcatcaacagcaCACGCATCAAATGCAGCATCACTCACAGCACCATTCCAACGGTACACACAGTCAATCGCTAGGAACGTCCTCCAGAGACAGTTCCGGTTCGGGTGCTATTAGTCGAAAGTTGCTAAACGAAAGTGCCCCACCAATCGCACCGATGTCTCCACGTCCGAATCGTTTTCCTTCGCGACCTCGCCGGCAACAGCACCAACCATCGGCATTGGCCGGATGTTCATCAGCAACCGGTGGACTCTCACGCAATGGTTTGCCGGGATTGGGTCCACTAGCACGTGCCGAATCGTACGAGGACGATACAGATGGGGCAGAATCTTCCGTTGTAGTCGTGAGCGATCTTCATAGTGCCGCCGCACGAACTCCACCACGTCAAAGCATTGGGTACAGTCTCGTTAGTCGACCATCATCCGCCTCTAGCAATCAATCACGCGTTGCCATTAGCCCGCTTTACTGCGAGGGTTCGGTGCCAACGCTTCAATCGCCGAAGAATGCTGTAGCGCCGAGTGATATTATCTTCGATCGCCCACCAGCAGGACAGACGACACTTATGAGCTATTCTAGCAATAACGACTATATTGGTAGCTTGGTCCAGGTAAAGAATGCTCTTGTATCATCCGATCACCATCATGGACGCAGCACAATGAATACGACCATGCCATTAAACTTAAATCTCAATCTTGATCGTACGGAAGCGAATCGATCGATGTGCACGAACGGTAGTAGTGGGAAAGACACGCAACTAGCCAATGCCCGGTGCACaccgaaaaagcaaaacctcaAATTTATCGACGAAGAATCGACGCCCAGTACATCGGCTACTGCTGTAGTTTCTGCCTCGATACAAACTCCTACGCCTAGTAATTCTACCACTACCGCTGCACCGACAACCGCTGCCGATTCGAATGGACTTGAGACACCCATGTCGGAAACGGGATGTGGTATGCACCGAACTCCTACCGTTGCTTCGATGATGCCTTTCATCCCTTCGAGCGCTTCCGGAACTACAAGTACCCGCATTCCAGATTCAATTACGCGTAGCTGCAGTGTGGGATATTTGGATAACATGACGATTGTGCCGGGTGAGGAAGCTCTCTCAATGATGCGGCGTGATGCACCTTACAAGCGACTCGTACTGGTCGATAAGAAACGACAGAAGAAATACAAACGCAACCTAGACGAATTGCGCCAAGCGACAAGATTGCGAGTGGACGCGAAATCAAAAAGCCTTGACTCCTGCTCGGATATTTTACAAGACGTGCCCAATCTAAACCGTGATCTGATCAACCTGTTCCGCCAGATGCCGAAAGTGAACGAACTGTCCGAAAATGAGACAGAATATTCTTCGTCCGATCAACTGATTGTCGGTGGGAAAAGTTGCTTAAAGGAGATAAATGGAGTGGTCGCACGAAAGGGTGCACCGATGAAGTTTGGCCCAGGAGTATCCGGTCAGGGTGGATCAAAAACTCCAGTACTGAATCGTAAAGAAAAgccaaaaagttgttccatttGTAAACAGATCTCTCCGACGGTTAACTCCACCGAACCAATATGTGTGAAGTGTCGCAAAACTAGCATCGTTCAGGACGTGCCGGTGGATGACGGTAGAAAAGAAAGCTCGGTGGGTGCAGCGGGAACAACGACGACAAATGATTCGCAGGTAATTACCAACGGTCATGATACGGTGAGTGCTGGCAAGCCACCTCAGGCACCACCTAAAGCTAAACGTACCACTCTTGGACAGTATATCCGGTCAGCGTGCAGCAATCACTACGGCGATCACTCGAATGGGAAAGACTCGAACGGTGCCGTTACGTCGTCTGGGAAAGGTGGCGGATTTTTCGATCGCAAGTCTTCGTCCACCCATCAGCAGCAGAACTTACAACAGTCACAGGTAGCGAGTAGTGAATGTACGGCAGGAAGTTCAGACccgccagcagcaccagctcCGTCCAACAGCACACCATCCCGTTCGGTGGCCAGGATCGTAACGAGCTTCACCGATAGTCCTCTATTTTCACGACGCAACCGACAAGCCAAAGCGATGGAAAGTGGAGCAGACTCCACTAAACCGCCGAGCGAATCGAACACACCGATTCTACTGCGCTGGAACGCAAACCGACACAACAAGCAAAGTAAAGCGGATTCTGTCGATTCACCGAAGAAGCATCGTCGCAACGGTAGCTGCCCGGGACCGAGTAACGAGTCGTCCATCGATGGTGGAGAATCGTCCATTGGAATGGCTTCGGCATCATCGCAAACGGAAGATCCACGACCGAGCGGATCGGGACATAATGGGCCGGGGGGGCTTATTAGTAGATGGCGCGATATGGAAGATGGTGGCCGTCAGTCTACACCACCGGCCTCACCAGCACGACTAGCGCGAAGTTCTCCGGCATCGCCCACACCAAGCAAGAAAAGCAAACGGCACCAAAGTGCTTCGCCTATAAGGCACATTTTGAACTCTCCCCTGCTAAATCGGCGCCAgcgaaaaaagcaacacaccgAAAGCTCCGACGATGAGAATGGTGGCGGTGGTAGCCACAACCACAGCAGTCCCAGTAACCATACGGATGACAGCAGTGGTAGTACGAGCGCGAAACAGTACCGTGATCTTGAAACGTTCCAGAAGGCACAGCTACGACAGAAG CTGAAACGTGGAAAAATCGAACCGAATGGTGTGGCCAGCTCTTCGCAATCACCTGCCCCGGTACGTCGCGAGTTTGTGATGCACAATAAGGCCCCGATGTGGAATGAAAACAGTCAAGTTTATCAGCTAGATTTTGGTGGGCGCGTTACACAGGAATCGGcgaaaaactttcaaatcgAATTTCGTGGCAAACAG GTTATGCAATTTGGGCGCATCGATGGTAACGCGTACACGCTCGACTTCCAGTACCCATTTTCGGCCCTGCAAGCATTTGCTGTCGCACTGGCGAACGTTACACAGCGGCTAAAATAG
- the LOC125760991 gene encoding serine-rich adhesin for platelets isoform X2, with protein sequence MHLHFEKNSNTRCDCPILSLSWMGKVPDDIPEEEGWKLNRTNYYQEGWLATGNVRGIVGVTFTTSHCKKNVDYPLRTNYNLRGHRSDVILVKWNEPYQKLASCDSSGIIFVWIKYEGRWSVELINDRNTPVTHFSWSHDGRMALICYQDGFVLVGSVAGQRYWSSMLNLDATITCGIWTPDDQQVYFGTTQGQIIVMDVHGAMVSQVPLSSDVGITAMAWSCEKFKMEEGEDTEPGVTNASKRSFVLAVSFQNGYIYLLKSYDDITPSQIHTGMNGELGIVMEWSNSRELLAVAGTELGNPHVTDIHGATVYNNLLKFYTESGNLLYTAKIPNSAYPVSALTWGHNDKRIFIATGTQVHIAWVSRRVASLQLFCRLKVQTSLASEALLPRLPLPGRIKALIGNLFAQTIRCCVPDLKSLREFVSRPPACSTRLHCTMIRHDDDSNQSSGTCYTLYLEFLGGLVPLLKGKRTSKIRPEFVIFDPQVDEVSTYCTYSSDSTTTTTTTKSSSTSSHSTTGTNGRSDSSESDIDDECRSPRLDRKRKTGTKKRNPSSNDRSPNQNSDSTENNEDLAYLDTLPEHVKLVEVTSNIWGTKFKIHGLAKTLPANLGQVTYKTSLLHLQPRQMKLVITELRDDFPTGPDPNFNPNIFSEDEEDQQHQQQLQQQHQHHQQHTHQMQHHSQHHSNGTHSQSLGTSSRDSSGSGAISRKLLNESAPPIAPMSPRPNRFPSRPRRQQHQPSALAGCSSATGGLSRNGLPGLGPLARAESYEDDTDGAESSVVVVSDLHSAAARTPPRQSIGYSLVSRPSSASSNQSRVAISPLYCEGSVPTLQSPKNAVAPSDIIFDRPPAGQTTLMSYSSNNDYIGSLVQVKNALVSSDHHHGRSTMNTTMPLNLNLNLDRTEANRSMCTNGSSGKDTQLANARCTPKKQNLKFIDEESTPSTSATAVVSASIQTPTPSNSTTTAAPTTAADSNGLETPMSETGCGMHRTPTVASMMPFIPSSASGTTSTRIPDSITRSCSVGYLDNMTIVPGEEALSMMRRDAPYKRLVLVDKKRQKKYKRNLDELRQATRLRVDAKSKSLDSCSDILQDVPNLNRDLINLFRQMPKVNELSENETEYSSSDQLIVGGKSCLKEINGVVARKGAPMKFGPGVSGQGGSKTPVLNRKEKPKSCSICKQISPTVNSTEPICVKCRKTSIVQDVPVDDGRKESSVGAAGTTTTNDSQVITNGHDTVSAGKPPQAPPKAKRTTLGQYIRSACSNHYGDHSNGKDSNGAVTSSGKGGGFFDRKSSSTHQQQNLQQSQVASSECTAGSSDPPAAPAPSNSTPSRSVARIVTSFTDSPLFSRRNRQAKAMESGADSTKPPSESNTPILLRWNANRHNKQSKADSVDSPKKHRRNGSCPGPSNESSIDGGESSIGMASASSQTEDPRPSGSGHNGPGGLISRWRDMEDGGRQSTPPASPARLARSSPASPTPSKKSKRHQSASPIRHILNSPLLNRRQRKKQHTESSDDENGGGGSHNHSSPSNHTDDSSGSTSAKQYRDLETFQKAQLRQKLKRGKIEPNGVASSSQSPAPVRREFVMHNKAPMWNENSQVYQLDFGGRVTQESAKNFQIEFRGKQVMQFGRIDGNAYTLDFQYPFSALQAFAVALANVTQRLK encoded by the exons GAAGAGGGATGGAAGTTAAACCGTACCAACTACTATCAGGAAGGTTGGTTAGCAACGGGGAACGTGCGGGGAATTGTTGGAGTCACGTTCACGACCTCACACTGCAAGAAAAATGTCGATTACCCGCTAAGGACAAACTACAATCTTCGTGGACATCGGTCCGAT GTGATCCTGGTTAAGTGGAACGAACCCTACCAGAAGCTGGCAAGCTGTGATAGTTCCGGCATTATCTTCGTATGGATAAAGTACGAAGGTCGATGGAGCGTGGAGCTCATCAATGATCGTAACACACCGGTGACACACTTTTCCTGGTCACACGATGGGCGGATGGCGTTGATCTGCTACCAGGATGGTTTTGTGCTGGTCGGTTCCGTCGCTGGGCAGCGATATTGGTCGTCGATGCTGAATCTGGACGCAACCATCACGTGCGGTATCTGGACGCCAGACGATCAGCAGGTGTACTTTGGCACTACCCAGGGACAAATCATTGTGATGGATGTACACGGTGCGATGGTGTCACAGGTACCGCTCAGCTCGGATGTAGGCATTACGGCGATGGCATGGTCGTGCGAGAAGTTCAAGATGGAGGAAGGTGAAGATACGGAACCGGGCGTTACCAACGCATCGAAGCGTAGCTTCGTGTTGGCCGTGAGCTTCCAGAACGGGTACATTTATCTGCTAAAGTCGTACGACGATATTACCCCAAGCCAAATCCATACGGGCATGAACGGTGAGCTAGGAATTGTGATGGAGTGGAGTAACTCGCGGGAACTGTTGGCCGTCGCCGGGACAGAGCTGGGCAACCCGCACGTGACTGATATCCATGGTGCTACGGTGTACAACAATCTACTCAAGTTCTACACCGAATCCGGTAATCTTCTCTACACCGCCAAAATTCCAAATAGTGCG TATCCAGTTTCTGCCCTTACATGGGGTCATAATGATAAGCGAATTTTCATAGCGACGGGAACACAGGTACATATTGCTTGGGTTTCAAGACGCGTCGCATCGCTGCAGCTGTTCTGTCGTCTGAAAGTGCAAACTTCGTTGGCTTCGGAAGCATTGCTGCCAAGACTGCCCCTGCCCGGTCGGATAAAGGCACTGATCGGGAATCTGTTTGCTCAAACCATACGG TGCTGTGTTCCCGATTTGAAGTCACTACGAGAGTTTGTGTCGCGTCCGCCAGCCTGTTCGACGCGATTGCACTGTACGATGATACGACACGATGACGATTCCAACCAGAGCTCAGGGACATGCTACACGCTCTATTTGGAGTTTCTCGGTGGTCTGGTGCCACTGCTCAAAGGCAAACGAACCTCCAAAATACGGCCAGAATTTGTGATATTCGATCCTCAGGTTGATG AAGTTTCTACATATTGTACATATTCATCTGATTcgaccaccaccacaaccacGACGAAAAGTTCTTCGACATCTAGTCACTCCACAACTGGCACAAACGGTCGCTCAGATAGCTCGGAGAGCGACATCGATGATGAATGCC GGTCTCCACGGCTAGATCGAAAACGAAAGACTGGGACGAAAAAACGCAACCCTAGCAGCAACGATCGATCTCCGAACCAGAATTCCGACTCCACAGAAAATAATGAAGATTTAGCTTATCTCGACACATTACCAGAG CACGTGAAGCTTGTTGAAGTAACGTCCAACATCTGGGGAACAAAGTTTAAGATACATGGGCTAGCCAAAACTCTCCCGGCTAATCTCGGACAAGTGACGTATAAAACGTCGCTACTCCATCTACAGCCACGCCAGATGAAACTAGTCATTACGGAGCTGCGCGACGATTTCCCCACCGGCCCGGATCCTAACTTTAATCCGAACATTTTTTCCGAGGACGAAGAAgatcagcagcatcagcaacagctgcagcagcaacatcagcatcatcaacagcaCACGCATCAAATGCAGCATCACTCACAGCACCATTCCAACGGTACACACAGTCAATCGCTAGGAACGTCCTCCAGAGACAGTTCCGGTTCGGGTGCTATTAGTCGAAAGTTGCTAAACGAAAGTGCCCCACCAATCGCACCGATGTCTCCACGTCCGAATCGTTTTCCTTCGCGACCTCGCCGGCAACAGCACCAACCATCGGCATTGGCCGGATGTTCATCAGCAACCGGTGGACTCTCACGCAATGGTTTGCCGGGATTGGGTCCACTAGCACGTGCCGAATCGTACGAGGACGATACAGATGGGGCAGAATCTTCCGTTGTAGTCGTGAGCGATCTTCATAGTGCCGCCGCACGAACTCCACCACGTCAAAGCATTGGGTACAGTCTCGTTAGTCGACCATCATCCGCCTCTAGCAATCAATCACGCGTTGCCATTAGCCCGCTTTACTGCGAGGGTTCGGTGCCAACGCTTCAATCGCCGAAGAATGCTGTAGCGCCGAGTGATATTATCTTCGATCGCCCACCAGCAGGACAGACGACACTTATGAGCTATTCTAGCAATAACGACTATATTGGTAGCTTGGTCCAGGTAAAGAATGCTCTTGTATCATCCGATCACCATCATGGACGCAGCACAATGAATACGACCATGCCATTAAACTTAAATCTCAATCTTGATCGTACGGAAGCGAATCGATCGATGTGCACGAACGGTAGTAGTGGGAAAGACACGCAACTAGCCAATGCCCGGTGCACaccgaaaaagcaaaacctcaAATTTATCGACGAAGAATCGACGCCCAGTACATCGGCTACTGCTGTAGTTTCTGCCTCGATACAAACTCCTACGCCTAGTAATTCTACCACTACCGCTGCACCGACAACCGCTGCCGATTCGAATGGACTTGAGACACCCATGTCGGAAACGGGATGTGGTATGCACCGAACTCCTACCGTTGCTTCGATGATGCCTTTCATCCCTTCGAGCGCTTCCGGAACTACAAGTACCCGCATTCCAGATTCAATTACGCGTAGCTGCAGTGTGGGATATTTGGATAACATGACGATTGTGCCGGGTGAGGAAGCTCTCTCAATGATGCGGCGTGATGCACCTTACAAGCGACTCGTACTGGTCGATAAGAAACGACAGAAGAAATACAAACGCAACCTAGACGAATTGCGCCAAGCGACAAGATTGCGAGTGGACGCGAAATCAAAAAGCCTTGACTCCTGCTCGGATATTTTACAAGACGTGCCCAATCTAAACCGTGATCTGATCAACCTGTTCCGCCAGATGCCGAAAGTGAACGAACTGTCCGAAAATGAGACAGAATATTCTTCGTCCGATCAACTGATTGTCGGTGGGAAAAGTTGCTTAAAGGAGATAAATGGAGTGGTCGCACGAAAGGGTGCACCGATGAAGTTTGGCCCAGGAGTATCCGGTCAGGGTGGATCAAAAACTCCAGTACTGAATCGTAAAGAAAAgccaaaaagttgttccatttGTAAACAGATCTCTCCGACGGTTAACTCCACCGAACCAATATGTGTGAAGTGTCGCAAAACTAGCATCGTTCAGGACGTGCCGGTGGATGACGGTAGAAAAGAAAGCTCGGTGGGTGCAGCGGGAACAACGACGACAAATGATTCGCAGGTAATTACCAACGGTCATGATACGGTGAGTGCTGGCAAGCCACCTCAGGCACCACCTAAAGCTAAACGTACCACTCTTGGACAGTATATCCGGTCAGCGTGCAGCAATCACTACGGCGATCACTCGAATGGGAAAGACTCGAACGGTGCCGTTACGTCGTCTGGGAAAGGTGGCGGATTTTTCGATCGCAAGTCTTCGTCCACCCATCAGCAGCAGAACTTACAACAGTCACAGGTAGCGAGTAGTGAATGTACGGCAGGAAGTTCAGACccgccagcagcaccagctcCGTCCAACAGCACACCATCCCGTTCGGTGGCCAGGATCGTAACGAGCTTCACCGATAGTCCTCTATTTTCACGACGCAACCGACAAGCCAAAGCGATGGAAAGTGGAGCAGACTCCACTAAACCGCCGAGCGAATCGAACACACCGATTCTACTGCGCTGGAACGCAAACCGACACAACAAGCAAAGTAAAGCGGATTCTGTCGATTCACCGAAGAAGCATCGTCGCAACGGTAGCTGCCCGGGACCGAGTAACGAGTCGTCCATCGATGGTGGAGAATCGTCCATTGGAATGGCTTCGGCATCATCGCAAACGGAAGATCCACGACCGAGCGGATCGGGACATAATGGGCCGGGGGGGCTTATTAGTAGATGGCGCGATATGGAAGATGGTGGCCGTCAGTCTACACCACCGGCCTCACCAGCACGACTAGCGCGAAGTTCTCCGGCATCGCCCACACCAAGCAAGAAAAGCAAACGGCACCAAAGTGCTTCGCCTATAAGGCACATTTTGAACTCTCCCCTGCTAAATCGGCGCCAgcgaaaaaagcaacacaccgAAAGCTCCGACGATGAGAATGGTGGCGGTGGTAGCCACAACCACAGCAGTCCCAGTAACCATACGGATGACAGCAGTGGTAGTACGAGCGCGAAACAGTACCGTGATCTTGAAACGTTCCAGAAGGCACAGCTACGACAGAAG CTGAAACGTGGAAAAATCGAACCGAATGGTGTGGCCAGCTCTTCGCAATCACCTGCCCCGGTACGTCGCGAGTTTGTGATGCACAATAAGGCCCCGATGTGGAATGAAAACAGTCAAGTTTATCAGCTAGATTTTGGTGGGCGCGTTACACAGGAATCGGcgaaaaactttcaaatcgAATTTCGTGGCAAACAG GTTATGCAATTTGGGCGCATCGATGGTAACGCGTACACGCTCGACTTCCAGTACCCATTTTCGGCCCTGCAAGCATTTGCTGTCGCACTGGCGAACGTTACACAGCGGCTAAAATAG